In one window of Notolabrus celidotus isolate fNotCel1 chromosome 15, fNotCel1.pri, whole genome shotgun sequence DNA:
- the ptger4c gene encoding prostaglandin E receptor 4 (subtype EP4) c, whose amino-acid sequence MTNDSLAFGELEVNVSELLPLIALSQNHSTFPALRLEFKSLVTSATMFAVGVLGNLIAIVVLCISKKEQKETTFYTLVCGMAITDLLGTCFTSPVVIATYVANRWPGGTLLCHFFSFSMLFFGSAGMSILCAMAVERYMAINHAYFYSQHIDRTMARFALVVTYLANIVLCIMPSFGFGQHVRHFPGTWCFLDWRAMDPLGACYSFLYGGVMLLLILVTVLCNLAVCRSLVGMNQRTGIVRTELCEQGGSRRRFPRLPSVTSAAEIQMFWLMILMTIVFLVCSIPLVVRIFVNQLYDPALISAGGKPDYRSDMMAIRFASFNPILDPWVYILCRKNLLLKGCEKLKRTVLLVKGGRGDNIGWEGDQQSPPSLHSNDTSYASLRTASYKNDVDHRVSIKHQTFTDFAMRQAWEYDTARANFHPFSVESTAILGCEEDVAAESKQEVAAKSSPGRSATPHISAHVRKVDIVTCTFSTPSSCQSVKCL is encoded by the exons ATGACAAACGACAGTCTTGCGTTTGGTGAACTGGAAGTGAATGTTTCTGAGCTGCTGCCTCTCATCGCTCTTAGCCAGAACCACAGCACGTTTCCTGCGCTCCGGCTTGAGTTCAAGTCTCTGGTCACCTCAGCCACCATGTTCGCAGTGGGAGTCCTGGGGAACCTCATCGCTATAGTTGTTCTGTGTATCTCcaaaaaggaacaaaaggaAACCACGTTCTACACTCTGGTGTGCGGGATGGCCATCACAGATCTTTTGGGGACTTGCTTCACCAGCCCGGTAGTGATCGCCACATATGTGGCCAACCGCTGGCCGGGTGGAACGCTGCTGTgccacttcttctccttctcaatGTTGTTTTTCGGCTCAGCAGGGATGTCCATACTGTGCGCCATGGCCGTGGAGCGATACATGGCCATAAACCATGCGTATTTCTACTCCCAGCACATTGACAGGACTATGGCGCGCTTTGCGCTCGTGGTCACATACCTGGCAAACATTGTGCTGTGCATAATGCCCAGTTTTGGATTCGGCCAGCACGTAAGGCACTTCCCAGGGACTTGGTGCTTTCTAGACTGGAGGGCAATGGATCCACTCGGTGCCTGCTACTCCTTCCTGTATGGTGGcgtgatgctgctgctgatccTAGTGACAGTTTTGTGTAACTTGGCGGTGTGTAGGTCGTTGGTGGGGATGAACCAGAGGACAGGGATAGTCAGGACGGAGTTGTGTGAGCAGGGAGGATCACGGCGCCGCTTCCCCCGGCTGCCCTCAGTCACCTCTGCGGCGGAGATCCAAATGTTCTGGCTCATGATCCTCATGACCATCGTTTTCCTGGTCTGCTCCATCCCTTTAGTG GTGCGTATCTTTGTGAACCAGCTTTACGACCCTGCTCTAATTTCCGCTGGAGGAAAGCCAGACTACCGGAGCGACATGATGGCAATCCGTTTCGCCTCTTTTAACCCAATATTGGACCCCTGGGTTTATATTTTGTGTAGAAAGAACCTGTTGCTGAAGGGCTGTGAGAAACTGAAGAGGACAGTACTCCTGGTAAAAGGAGGCCGAGGGGATAACATTGGCTGGGAAGGAGATCAACAATCCCCCCCGTCTTTACACAGCAACGACACTAGTTACGCGTCATTACGCACAGCCAGCTACAAGAATGACGTGGATCACCGCGTGTCCATCAAGCATCAGACTTTCACAGATTTCGCAATGAGGCAAGCGTGGGAATACGACACAGCCAGGGCCAACTTTCACCCGTTCAGCGTGGAGTCGACAGCGATCCTGGGCTGTGAAGAGGATGTAGCAGCCGAGTCCAAACAGGAGGTGGCGGCCAAGTCGTCTCCTGGGCGCAGTGCAACACCGCACATCTCGGCTCACGTCAGAAAAGTGGACATCGTCACCTGCACATTCAGCACACCGAGCTCGTGCCAGTCAGTAAAATGCCTTTGA